One region of Anaeromyxobacter paludicola genomic DNA includes:
- a CDS encoding TrpB-like pyridoxal phosphate-dependent enzyme — protein METTKYLLPESQIPTHWYNVIPDLPGPLAPVIHPGTLKPVTPDDLLPLFPLALVEQEVSRERFIEIPREVREIYRLWRPTPLFRARRLEQALGTPARIYYKYEGVSPAGSHKPNSAVPQAFYNRQAGIKRLATETGAGQWGSSLAMACSMFGLECTIYMVKVSFSQKPYRKSLMQLFGAKVIPSPSPETAAGRAILQRDPGNLGSLGIAISEAVEDAATHSDTHYALGSVLNHVCLHQTVIGQEAKAQLKLAGDYPDVVIACHGGGSNFAGLAFPFLADRAAGKRVRCLAAEPASCPSLTKGVYAFDYGDTAKMAPIAKMYTLGHDFMPPGIHAGGLRYHGASPLVSQLFAAGEIEARAYVQNACFEAALLFARSEAIVPAPESSHAIRAAVDEALRAKDEGRERVILVGLSGHGQLDMGAYDAYLSGNLEDHEYSEEKIREALARLPEVDP, from the coding sequence ATGGAGACGACGAAGTACCTGCTGCCCGAGAGCCAGATCCCGACCCACTGGTACAACGTCATCCCCGACCTGCCCGGCCCGCTCGCGCCGGTGATCCACCCGGGCACGCTGAAGCCGGTGACCCCCGACGACCTCCTGCCGCTCTTCCCGCTCGCGCTCGTCGAGCAGGAGGTGTCGCGCGAGCGGTTCATCGAGATCCCGCGCGAGGTGCGCGAGATCTACCGGCTCTGGCGCCCCACGCCGCTCTTCCGGGCGCGGCGGCTGGAGCAGGCGCTCGGGACGCCGGCCCGCATCTACTACAAGTACGAGGGGGTCTCGCCGGCCGGCTCGCACAAGCCGAACAGCGCCGTGCCGCAGGCCTTCTACAACCGGCAAGCCGGGATCAAGCGGCTCGCGACCGAGACCGGCGCCGGGCAGTGGGGCAGCTCCCTCGCCATGGCCTGCAGCATGTTCGGGCTCGAGTGCACCATCTACATGGTGAAGGTGAGCTTCTCGCAGAAGCCCTACCGCAAGAGCCTCATGCAGCTCTTCGGCGCCAAGGTCATCCCCTCCCCCTCCCCCGAGACCGCCGCCGGGCGCGCCATCCTCCAGCGCGATCCGGGCAACCTGGGCTCGCTCGGAATCGCCATCTCCGAGGCGGTGGAGGACGCCGCCACCCACTCCGACACCCACTACGCGCTCGGCAGCGTCCTCAACCACGTCTGCCTGCACCAGACGGTCATCGGCCAGGAGGCGAAGGCGCAGCTGAAGCTCGCCGGCGACTACCCGGACGTGGTCATCGCCTGCCACGGCGGCGGCTCCAACTTCGCCGGGCTCGCCTTCCCGTTCCTGGCCGACCGCGCCGCGGGGAAGCGGGTGCGCTGCCTCGCCGCCGAGCCGGCGAGCTGCCCCAGCCTGACGAAGGGCGTCTACGCCTTCGACTACGGCGACACCGCGAAGATGGCCCCCATCGCGAAGATGTACACCCTCGGGCACGACTTCATGCCGCCCGGGATCCACGCCGGCGGGCTGCGCTACCACGGCGCGTCGCCGCTCGTCTCGCAGCTCTTCGCGGCCGGCGAGATCGAGGCCCGCGCCTACGTCCAGAACGCCTGCTTCGAGGCCGCCCTGCTCTTCGCCCGCAGCGAGGCCATCGTGCCCGCGCCCGAGTCGTCCCACGCCATCCGCGCCGCGGTGGACGAGGCGCTCCGGGCCAAGGACGAGGGGCGGGAGCGCGTGATCCTCGTCGGGTTGTCCGGCCACGGACAGCTCGATATGGGGGCGTACGACGCTTATCTCTCCGGAAACCTCGAGGATCATGAATACTCCGAGGAGAAGATCCGGGAGGCGCTGGCGCGTTTGCCTGAGGTGGACCCGTAG
- a CDS encoding ABC transporter ATP-binding protein, with the protein MTGGAPMIAARGVRQVFRTGGREVTALAGIDLTVGAGEFVCLLGPSGCGKSTLLNAIAGFTAPTAGTLEAGGRPVTAPGPDRAMVFQEYALFPWMTVEKNVAFGLELKGAPRAEIRRTVDAWLAKLSLQDFRDRYPKDLSGGMRQRVAIARALAIDSPVLLMDEPFGALDALTRRNLQDELLRIWSELRKTVVFVTHGIEESIYLADRVVVMTYRPGTVKQIVPIALPRPRDPASPEFNELKKSIAQLVMEEQLRHQEAEARGATAD; encoded by the coding sequence ATGACCGGCGGCGCCCCGATGATCGCGGCCCGCGGCGTCCGGCAGGTCTTCCGCACCGGGGGGCGCGAGGTGACCGCGCTCGCCGGCATCGACCTCACCGTCGGAGCGGGCGAGTTCGTCTGCCTCCTCGGCCCGTCCGGCTGCGGGAAGTCCACCCTGCTCAACGCCATCGCCGGCTTCACCGCCCCCACCGCGGGGACGCTCGAGGCCGGCGGGCGCCCGGTGACCGCGCCCGGGCCGGACCGGGCCATGGTGTTCCAGGAGTACGCGCTCTTCCCCTGGATGACGGTGGAGAAGAACGTCGCCTTCGGGCTCGAGCTCAAGGGCGCGCCGCGGGCCGAGATCCGCCGCACCGTGGACGCCTGGCTCGCCAAGCTGTCCCTGCAGGACTTCCGCGACCGCTACCCCAAGGACCTGTCCGGCGGCATGCGGCAGCGCGTCGCCATCGCCCGCGCCCTCGCCATCGACTCGCCGGTGCTGCTGATGGACGAGCCGTTCGGCGCGCTCGACGCCCTCACCCGCCGCAACCTGCAGGACGAGCTGCTCCGGATCTGGTCGGAGCTCCGCAAGACGGTGGTCTTCGTGACCCACGGCATCGAGGAGTCGATCTACCTCGCCGACCGGGTGGTGGTGATGACCTACCGGCCCGGCACGGTGAAGCAGATCGTGCCGATCGCGCTGCCGCGGCCCCGCGACCCGGCGAGCCCCGAGTTCAACGAGCTCAAGAAGTCGATCGCCCAGCTGGTGATGGAGGAGCAGCTCCGGCACCAGGAGGCGGAGGCGCGCGGGGCGACGGCGGACTAG
- a CDS encoding Ig-like domain-containing protein yields the protein MTPSTRITMSGVTAALLFFLALALLTTGCSGRSSAPRPLGSAAAALTAQGGADAVVTGLGGPDDVGTLDLTARPPDDGGDLDDGAWSVDLSAVFPDGVALFGRRLDPRDVWVTTNGFLTFGRRGNACVPGGLGLSKVPMLAAFYADADLGRGGHLYVAADPDPADPVVTLTWWQVAAFGSDGTDRNTFQLRLHRVALDATGGDAAAVEYRYGQLQWTGAVPAAAGWSDGAAPGNEAYDAFGTAPTLVEAEIAWADTTDVARNATPDPAASNLEPALPGVYLWQPLSVTVTGGSGQEASPSTAFPAPLSVHVQDPSGAPVAGARVSFRVRAGDPTASLGASEVVTDANGDARTTATAGTATGSYDVTAFASGAGISGGVSFALANAAPAPTPTPTPTPTPTPEPTPTPTPAPSPTPAPTAAPTPEPTPTPAPTATATPEPAPSGTEPTQSPATVALPAAQGCATLPGRPGASPVWLLAGVALLARRRRA from the coding sequence ATGACCCCTTCGACGCGCATCACGATGAGTGGAGTCACCGCCGCGCTGCTGTTCTTCCTGGCGCTGGCCCTCCTGACGACGGGCTGCTCGGGCCGCTCCAGCGCGCCGCGCCCCCTCGGGAGCGCCGCCGCGGCGCTCACCGCCCAGGGCGGCGCCGACGCGGTGGTGACCGGCCTCGGCGGTCCGGACGACGTCGGGACCCTCGACCTCACGGCCCGCCCGCCCGACGACGGCGGCGACCTCGACGACGGCGCCTGGAGCGTCGACCTCTCCGCCGTCTTCCCGGACGGCGTCGCGCTCTTCGGCCGCCGGCTCGACCCCCGCGACGTGTGGGTCACCACCAACGGCTTCCTCACCTTCGGGCGCCGGGGGAACGCCTGCGTCCCGGGCGGCCTCGGGCTGTCCAAGGTCCCCATGCTGGCGGCGTTCTACGCCGACGCGGACCTCGGGCGCGGGGGCCACCTCTACGTCGCGGCCGACCCCGACCCGGCCGATCCGGTCGTGACGCTCACCTGGTGGCAGGTGGCCGCGTTCGGGAGCGACGGCACGGACCGGAACACCTTCCAGCTCCGGCTGCACCGCGTCGCGCTCGACGCCACCGGCGGCGACGCGGCGGCGGTCGAGTACCGCTACGGCCAGCTCCAGTGGACGGGGGCCGTGCCCGCCGCGGCGGGCTGGAGCGACGGCGCGGCGCCCGGGAACGAGGCGTACGACGCCTTCGGGACCGCGCCGACGCTGGTGGAGGCCGAGATCGCCTGGGCCGACACGACCGACGTGGCCCGCAACGCCACCCCGGATCCGGCGGCGTCCAACCTCGAGCCCGCCCTACCCGGCGTCTACCTCTGGCAGCCGCTCTCGGTCACCGTGACCGGCGGTTCCGGGCAGGAGGCGAGCCCGTCCACCGCCTTCCCCGCCCCCCTCTCGGTGCACGTGCAGGATCCGTCGGGCGCGCCGGTGGCCGGCGCCCGCGTGAGCTTCCGGGTGCGCGCCGGCGACCCGACCGCCAGCCTGGGCGCGAGCGAGGTGGTGACCGACGCGAACGGCGACGCCCGCACCACCGCCACCGCGGGCACCGCCACCGGCAGCTACGACGTGACCGCCTTCGCCTCGGGCGCGGGGATCTCGGGCGGCGTCTCCTTCGCGCTGGCCAACGCGGCGCCGGCGCCGACTCCGACCCCCACGCCCACTCCCACTCCTACGCCCGAGCCGACCCCCACGCCCACGCCCGCGCCGAGCCCCACGCCGGCCCCGACCGCGGCGCCGACGCCCGAGCCGACGCCGACCCCCGCCCCGACCGCGACCGCCACGCCCGAGCCGGCCCCGTCGGGCACCGAGCCGACGCAGTCGCCCGCGACGGTCGCGCTCCCCGCCGCGCAGGGCTGCGCGACGCTGCCGGGCCGTCCGGGCGCGAGCCCGGTCTGGCTCCTCGCGGGCGTGGCGCTGCTGGCCCGCCGGCGGCGCGCTTGA
- a CDS encoding ABC transporter permease, which produces MRARLVPLLRAVLIPVAVLLFWEWLARSGRVSPQILPPPSQVARRWVAYLLPLEPWDPAGGRSRLAWLFSGELPGDAVGSLKRVLVGFVIGGGLALPLGLLMGAKDWVYQLFDPLVQILRPIPPIAFIPLSILWFGLGDPPAYFLISLGAFFPVLMNTIAGVRSVDAIYIRAARNLGAGQQVLFRRVILPAATPYILTGVRVGVGVAFIVVIVAEMIAVNSGLGYRILEAREFFWSDKIIAGMFSIGLAGLGIDLGMNALNRRLLRWHRGLEQGR; this is translated from the coding sequence ATGCGCGCGCGCCTCGTCCCGCTGCTGCGCGCGGTCCTCATCCCGGTCGCGGTGCTGCTCTTCTGGGAGTGGCTCGCGCGCAGCGGCCGCGTCTCGCCCCAGATCCTGCCGCCGCCCTCGCAGGTGGCGCGCCGCTGGGTGGCCTACCTGCTGCCGCTCGAGCCCTGGGACCCGGCCGGCGGCCGCTCGCGGCTCGCCTGGCTCTTCTCGGGCGAGCTCCCCGGCGACGCGGTCGGGAGCCTCAAGCGCGTGCTCGTCGGCTTCGTCATCGGGGGCGGCCTGGCGCTGCCGCTCGGGCTGCTCATGGGGGCGAAGGACTGGGTCTACCAGCTCTTCGATCCGCTGGTGCAGATCCTCCGCCCCATCCCGCCCATCGCCTTCATCCCGCTCTCGATCCTCTGGTTCGGGCTCGGCGACCCGCCGGCCTACTTCCTCATCTCGCTCGGCGCGTTCTTCCCGGTGCTCATGAACACCATCGCCGGCGTCCGGAGCGTGGACGCCATCTACATCCGCGCGGCGCGCAACCTCGGCGCCGGGCAGCAGGTGCTCTTCCGGCGCGTCATCCTGCCGGCCGCCACCCCGTACATCCTCACCGGCGTGCGGGTGGGGGTCGGGGTCGCCTTCATCGTGGTGATCGTGGCCGAGATGATCGCGGTGAACAGCGGGCTCGGCTACCGCATCCTGGAGGCGCGCGAGTTCTTCTGGTCGGACAAGATCATCGCCGGCATGTTCTCCATCGGCCTCGCCGGGCTCGGCATCGACCTCGGCATGAACGCCCTCAACCGCCGGCTGCTGCGCTGGCACCGCGGGCTGGAGCAGGGGCGATGA
- a CDS encoding ABC transporter substrate-binding protein: MKPFAALLAAAALLAARPTPAADVVRLGNLKFAHYGAVSYMKEIGKKYDLDVRERIFPKGVDIIPGILAGEVDLAASAADAAVAGRAAGAPIFAVAGFARGGARIVGRADLGLKRIEDLKGRKVGVPRGGAQEILLFAELAKHQLTWSDQPGKADVLVVYLQYADLNQALMAKQIDAMSQSEPQSTQAIAKGFGTEIVKPYDTPLGEPERVLVMTEKLYANHDLALRVMSCFVEATRTFLANPALAEKYVRESLFKGQLGSQDYKDAMQNAAFTYDLSLDHVQRTTDLMKKYGVGKLQSPPPASAWVKLELLEQAKKQQGVK, from the coding sequence ATGAAGCCCTTCGCCGCGCTCCTCGCCGCCGCCGCCCTCCTCGCCGCCCGGCCCACGCCGGCCGCCGACGTGGTCCGGCTCGGCAACCTCAAGTTCGCCCACTACGGCGCGGTCTCCTACATGAAGGAGATCGGCAAGAAGTACGACCTCGACGTCCGCGAGCGGATCTTCCCGAAGGGCGTGGACATCATCCCGGGCATCCTCGCCGGCGAGGTGGACCTCGCCGCGAGCGCCGCCGACGCCGCGGTGGCCGGCCGCGCGGCGGGCGCCCCCATCTTCGCGGTGGCCGGCTTCGCCAGGGGCGGGGCGCGCATCGTCGGCCGCGCCGACCTGGGCCTGAAGCGCATCGAGGACCTCAAGGGGCGCAAGGTGGGCGTCCCGCGCGGCGGCGCGCAGGAGATCCTGCTCTTCGCCGAGCTCGCGAAGCACCAGCTCACCTGGTCCGACCAGCCGGGCAAGGCCGACGTCCTCGTCGTCTACCTCCAGTACGCCGACCTGAACCAGGCGCTGATGGCGAAGCAGATCGACGCCATGTCGCAGTCGGAGCCGCAGTCCACCCAGGCCATCGCCAAGGGGTTCGGCACCGAGATCGTGAAGCCCTACGACACGCCGCTCGGCGAGCCGGAGCGGGTGCTGGTCATGACCGAGAAGCTCTACGCCAACCACGACCTCGCCCTGCGGGTGATGAGCTGCTTCGTCGAGGCGACCCGCACCTTCCTCGCCAACCCCGCCCTCGCCGAGAAGTACGTGCGCGAGAGCCTCTTCAAGGGGCAGCTCGGCTCGCAGGACTACAAGGACGCGATGCAGAACGCCGCCTTCACCTACGACCTGTCGCTCGACCACGTGCAGCGCACCACCGACCTCATGAAGAAGTACGGCGTCGGCAAGCTGCAGAGCCCGCCCCCGGCGTCGGCCTGGGTGAAGCTCGAGCTGCTCGAGCAGGCGAAGAAGCAGCAGGGCGTGAAGTAG